Genomic segment of Fundulus heteroclitus isolate FHET01 unplaced genomic scaffold, MU-UCD_Fhet_4.1 scaffold_106, whole genome shotgun sequence:
TAAAAAAGACTAAATTGTTGCAGGGTTGAAATTTTCAACTATCCTTAGGATTTACCTTAACTATTAGTGCGGTTAACATTGCTAGCAGGAAACAACAAACTCTGGGTGTGTTCCATAATGAACATAGAGCTGAAATCTGACATTTCCAAAAACGTACCAGCATCCAAATCCAGCATGGTTAAACTCTAAAAGAGAGAATCTTTGCTCAGCGTTCTTGCTGTCAACTAAAGCTTCATGCTGTCTTTAAGTAGCAGAGATGTCTTAACATGGAGTATAAAATACCAATTTCTTTCAAGTGGCTTGTTACATCTCTGTGTGTCCCCCTGACTCCCCTTTAAACGTGTCACTGATATCACAAGTGAGCATTGTTCCCTCAGTAACAGCGTTCACAGGGAAGAGTGTTATTACTCTGACCTCGCTGCTTTTAGAtgagatttttgttgttttagttaCTGACCATTTGGTCTCTGTCGATCTCTGGTGACAAAAATAACGAGCGACATTGATTAAATTCCACTGTTGCATGTCTGCACGAATCCACgacaaacacaaagcaaacaTTGGACGTTTTCAGTGTTTCTGAATACGACTGAATTAACAACTTATTTCTAACGTTGCACATCTTTAACCTGGAAAGCACTACAGCTTAGCGAGGACTAACCTAATGAAAATAAACGCTTGTTCTTTAATAACGTTAGAAGCAGCTGACATTTAGCTCTTGCTCGCTCGGGTGGGGCCATCCCAGGCATCTTGAGTGCAACTGTGTGTTGTGTTTCATGGACTTTTGCTGGATGGCATCGTGGAATGAGCAGCTGTCCGTCTGCCTCGTCCTAACTGTGTCACCCTGCCCTCGTCTCAGGCCTAACGGCATCCAGCCGGTGACCCCAGATGTCCAGGCTTCACCTCAGCAGGGACCCCTGACACCTTCCCCAACCAGCGTCCTGGATCAGGAGCTCCAAATGGCCTTCCAAAAATGCGAGGAACAAATGGTGTCGCTGGGCATGCTCGCTTCTGAGAAGCCCGAGAAGGCTCAGGATGTAGTCGGGAAGGCAACCAGTGAGGTGATGGTTAATGGGTCCGGCAAGTCCTTCTCGCCACTTCCAGTTGCAGTCCAGCCAGGACATAGCAACGGGGGCCATGGAAACAAGAGCACACATGGAAACAGTGAGGCGGCAAACTGTCAGACGGATACAGTGGTGTTTAGTTTTAGGGATTACATTCTCGGCACTGAGAACAACGCAGGGAAAACAGAAACGGAAACTAAAGTAGAAGCTAATCAGAGTCTGGGGAGAGGTTCGGAGCTTAAGGCAGAAACAGGGATGGCTGAAGAGAAggaaaaatcacatttaaataaagaatcTCCAGCAGAAGAGCGCGACTCAGACAAACATGTTGGTCCAAGCGTCACTACGGAGATAAGCAGGTCAAGAGATTTTGATACAGAGATTAAAGAAGAAGGCCCAGGAGGAAGAGCCGAAAATAGAATCGACGAGTTTGATATCAATGTTTGCACGGATGAGGCTAAGTCAGAGAGTTTAGATTCAGGAACGTCAGGAGTGCAGAAGGAAACAGACAAGCAAAGTGAGCATGATTTGTCAAAGTCAGCATCAGAGAAACAGACGAGCGGCAAACAGGTTGGACAGAACAAAGAAgttaagaaaaagaaacacaggaagaagaaaaagacagaaaagagcTCAGAGAGCGAACAGCAACCAAAAACAAAGCCTCCACAGTCTGGAATTGAAACACAGACTCTGTCACCATTGTGTGCTTTGACTGGCACGGATTCAGCAGAAAGTGCTACATCAGAGTCGACGCCAGATACTAAGCTTCTGACTTGTGGGGAGCAGACTGGTTACAAGCAGCAGCTGAGTCCCTACAAGATGCTAAAGTCTTCGCCTCAGAGCGGTCTGGATCATCTTCCTGCCGCGGTCTGTTCACCTGTCTCCACGCTGGCCCTTTCACAGAGGCCCCATCAGTCAGATAACCACAACAACATGGATGCTCAGAGTGTTATTAATCAGAGCTTACAGCATGAGCAATGTGTAACCAAAGGAGAAAGCAGCATCCTTACTACAACAACGCTCCAAACTACAGCTCTCACGCAGGCTGATTCTAGTGAAAAGGGATCTGATGTACAGAAGCAGGAGGCTATAGTTACTACAGGAGCAGAAATACTCGCAGTGGAGGATGATCAGAGCGTACTCTCCGGCAGCAGGACTTGTGTGGGAGACGGTTTCGTGGAGAGCGGCCTTGGAAAAGCTTTAATAGTGGTTAATGCGTTGCCACTGACAACACCCACACTGTCAGAAGTGATAGAAAGCGAGGGAGAGGGAGGAAGCGTGAGCCGGGATCTACAGGAGAGGGCGGCTACAGTAGCGGTCGCAGAGAGCGAGGAAGGAGCCGGGGAAGGCGGACTGGGAGGAAGAGGCGCGTATCTCGGCTCTGCGGATGTGAACGGAGGCGAGCTCCTGGAGAGCCCCCGGCAGGTCTCCTTTATCTGCTCACAGGGAAATCGCACACTTCCACTCTCAGCCAAAGAGGGGGAGACTGCATGGGAGGAAAGCTGCAGCGGCGAGATGCCTCACAACTTGGCCGAGGTTGAAATTAAGGGACCGGGACAGACGTGCATTTGCAGCACAGACGCGGAGATCTCACCAGCAGAAGAGACGGACATAGAAAAGGAGCCGCAACGCTGTGCTAATACCTTTGGTCCTGGTTTCCAGGATCACAGTGCTACACGATTGGAAAGATCGGGagagggaggagggggaggaggagggggaggaggaagagaggtgGGAGAAGAAGGAGGGCTTGCTGGGGAGCACAATTCACTCAGCCAGTGGAAAGGCTCTGCTGGAGGGGTGTCATCAGTCAAGACGGGAGCGAGCCCGCTCAGCGATGTTGCCGAGTCACAGCTGAAGTCACAGTGCCGGGGTGAGCCGATCGCTGCCGTCCCCGAGGGCTCAGAAGAGGAGCATTTCTATCACAGACAGCatgacatgacagtttccccgCTTCCGTCTTACTTTGAGCAGCAGCGGGGCTCAGGCAGCACAGCCGTTGGGATAAAGGCTGAGCCGATGCAAGGACGGGTCTCAGAGGAAACGCTGTCTTTGGGACAACCTTGTCAGACGTCGTCCGTCAAGGAGAAGAGCTGCGACCAGGTCCGCCGAAGCGAGCAGCGAGCAGATTCCGATCAACAGGTTGCACCCCGCAGCTCAGTCGAGAGGGCAGCCAATATCCCGAGTGAGAGCGGTGGCCCGAACATGACTGGAAGAGGTATCCTTCTGTGTGCCAGCAGTGGAGGTAACAGAGTTCACTTTGCAGATGATGTTAAACCTAAAGTCAGCTCCTCTGAGACTCTTAAGGAAATGCAGGCTTCAGGTTTGGACTGTGCCTCTTTGCCTCCATTGACTGTTCATGAGACGTTGCACCATCCGGTGACAGAAGCCAGCTACACCTTCCCCAATCTTCTCAGCTTCAAGACACCAGACACGCCCACAAATGCAGCTACAATCACAGACGAAGCAGCAACACATGGTTCAAACGATGTTCAAGAGCAACAGAAGGATGCCGGATTGGGTGAAGGAGATTCCACGAAAATTATCGCCTTAGATCACTCACATCATGACCGACATAAAATAAACGCTGGAGACTTGGCGGAAACGGCCGAGGCCAATGCCGAGGGATGCTCGAAACAGATTTTAGCCTCCACTGGGGATAATCTGCTAGTTAATGACGATTGTTGCATTGAGCGTGAGTCTAAAGATTCAGATAAGACTGACCCCCTGCCGGATGATTCATCTTCAAAGCAAGAGCTTGCTCTGACTCTTGAAGAAAAAGAAGGGAACCAACATAATGCATCTGATGATCTCACCTGCAAAGCTCTCGTCCTCCCGGAGGAGCTTCTCGGCACTGAAGCCGACACCTCAACTTGCACCGGATCCAAGTCTCCTGAAGCCACCTCTCAGCCCTCCTGCTATTTAGATGAAACCCCTCAAACTGGACCTGTCATTACTGATGTCATAGCGTCTACTGGGGGACCAAGTGACGTTGCTGGTTTGGCAGAGGAAGTGACCGCCTCTGTCAGTAACCCACCCGTTATGTTACAGCCTCCTGGACCAATGATGAGTCACTTGGAGTGTATTACCGACTGTGATGTCTCTGTTTCTGAGCACACAGATGGAGACGGCATCAGTGTCTCCAGAGAGACGGCAAGCGGCGAGAGTGGAGAAATGAGCGAAATGTCTTTAGTGGACGGACTACAGCCCGGTATGGCTGGTTTGAGGGCAGATGAAACTAGTCAGGAAGCGAAGGACAGAGATTGCGCCGAGCTCCGTGATGATGAACTCCAGATATCTCGCACCAAAAATTTGAATAATCCTTTTTCACAAGTGGAAAGTTTGACTCTGGCGGCCCAGTCGGCAGCTGCAGACGACCTGCTGTCAAAGGACAAATCGGATCATGCAATGTCGACATGTCACAGTGAGACAGATTCTACCACCAGTCAAACATCTAATAGAGATGGTTTAGTAAGTGGTAACTGCCTTATGAGTGAGACGTATGAAGGGAGTCGTATGGGGgagaaaaatcaaataaatgaagaTGTAAGCGTGGATAATCAAGAGCAAGCAGCAGGTAACAAAATGCAGCAGAGTGGAGAGACAGACCTTacagtgcagcagcagcagcagcataatGGACCAGATAGAGAGGCTGTTTTTATGGAGGCAGGAGTTCTGCAGCCACAACATAAACACGATCTGCAAAAAACGGAATCACAGCCAACAGCAAGAGCAAACAGAGAAGAAAGCAACGCAAGTTCTCCTTGGAGATGTGAAATTTCCTCCTCATCCCCCAGCAGAACATGCGAGGGTTTTTTACCTCCCGTGTTAGAGTCTAGCACCGCACCTCAGACTGTTTATGACCAGGGTTTGAGCCAAACCGTGTCAGCAGCGCTGGAATGTGGCTCTGACGCTGCACCAGATCTGAGGCCAGCTTTTTGCCGGTCGCAGGACTTGCGAGATCTAAACAGTTTAGAAGCGGAGCAGAGGGAGCAGCGATCCACACTTTCCACAGAGAAGCTGGCGGGTGGAACCGCTGAGGGCGAAGAAAAGACTTGCAAAGGGACTCAATCTGTAGTTCAGGAGGGGGAAGACAGCTCTGATCAGCGTGCGTTTAAATCAGAAAGAAAGGATGAGTTGTTGGATTTGCCAGCAACAGTAAGGGTAGAGGTGCCGCCAGCCTTTCCTGGAGATTTAAATGGAGGTGAAGGTGCTGCAGATGGAAAAGCATCAGTTGACTCAGGGATAGTGCCTGTTTGCTCTCAAGTAGGTGAGATTTCACAGAGATTAGATGTGAATAAACACCTGGGCTTAGAGCTAGATGAGTCAGACAGAAACGTTAAGGCAGACCCAACGACTCACATGGGGCAGCATAGAGCATCTGAAATGCTAAACACCGCTGCATCCGTTGAGTTTCCTTCACGGAAACCTGAGTCTTCACCCGTCCAACGCTCAGTTTTATCAAAGGTCAGCACAGATGGTCAAGACGCTGATGTAGAAGGCATTGCAAGTGCAAACCAAGCTAAAAAAGTTTATCCAGAGGGATTTGGCACAATGCAGGATGTTGTTGGGGAAGCAGAAACTGGGGGAGAGGACTTTGGTGCTGCCTCAGCTATGGAAAGCAAAGGGGTTGAAATTAAGGATGCAGAGCTGCAAACCCGCCATCAAACCCCAAACACAGATACAAGCCAAGTTGTGCAAATAGCCGTAAAAGGCTCTAATGTTGAGGAAAGCCCTAAAGAAGACGAGGCCGATTTAGTAGAGGAGAGCGAACAGAGGGGGGTGCAAGCAGCTGACAGTGGAGCAGGAAAGCAAGTGATTTTAAGTTTAAATGACAAAGAAAGtggaacagaaccaggctcaagtCTCCTTAACGATGGGGTGCCAGAGAGCAGCACAGAAACCCCCGTTTGTTCCTCAGAAGGGGGTGTGACTTGTGCCAAGGCCGCTGAAATAGATGATATAACAGATAACGCGAGCGTTGAAGCCAACATCGTCCCATCTGTCGTTCCTTCAACCACCGTTACGGCCCCTAGTGAGTCAGAGGATCCCCGTGATCAGGTGGCATTTTCACAGCCACAGGATATTAGTGAGGTAAAcgcccctgctgctgctggttctcaGCGTGATGCAGAACCTCTTGAAAAGACTCCTGCCTGCAGCTCTCTTGTTGAGCGAGATGCGTCGCAGAGTTCTGATCCCGAGCAAGGATCCCAGGGACCAGAAACAAACCGGACACAAGCCCTCCAAGAAGCTCCATCCCTCTCTGAGAGCAAACATATGAGCCCGCAGGAGGCCTCGAGGTAAACACAAGAACACCTTCGTTCACTATTTAAAATTCATTGTTCTAAGGGGGGTCATATTAGTGGTCATGGGGAACTAAGGGGTAGTCCAGATTTTTTATGGGGCGGTTCTTTGGAAGATA
This window contains:
- the tacc2 gene encoding uncharacterized protein tacc2 isoform X8, whose amino-acid sequence is MQFCRKVLCQPCSARVTSPEDDMQYRMGSCIGISHKQAEAGSLSGRDNRALLLAEAPACQAGPLSRPVLPEVPVIAGVEEGGGASDQEDKEELEFPHDLLPSLDFSSELNIWESSLGAHSSSDGRKCEQVNPLLVSLQHHADVGGPLLLLDRRPNGIQPVTPDVQASPQQGPLTPSPTSVLDQELQMAFQKCEEQMVSLGMLASEKPEKAQDVVGKATSEVMVNGSGKSFSPLPVAVQPGHSNGGHGNKSTHGNSEAANCQTDTVVFSFRDYILGTENNAGKTETETKVEANQSLGRGSELKAETGMAEEKEKSHLNKESPAEERDSDKHVGPSVTTEISRSRDFDTEIKEEGPGGRAENRIDEFDINVCTDEAKSESLDSGTSGVQKETDKQSEHDLSKSASEKQTSGKQVGQNKEVKKKKHRKKKKTEKSSESEQQPKTKPPQSGIETQTLSPLCALTGTDSAESATSESTPDTKLLTCGEQTGYKQQLSPYKMLKSSPQSGLDHLPAAVCSPVSTLALSQRPHQSDNHNNMDAQSVINQSLQHEQCVTKGESSILTTTTLQTTALTQADSSEKGSDVQKQEAIVTTGAEILAVEDDQSVLSGSRTCVGDGFVESGLGKALIVVNALPLTTPTLSEVIESEGEGGSVSRDLQERAATVAVAESEEGAGEGGLGGRGAYLGSADVNGGELLESPRQVSFICSQGNRTLPLSAKEGETAWEESCSGEMPHNLAEVEIKGPGQTCICSTDAEISPAEETDIEKEPQRCANTFGPGFQDHSATRLERSGEGGGGGGGGGGREVGEEGGLAGEHNSLSQWKGSAGGVSSVKTGASPLSDVAESQLKSQCRGEPIAAVPEGSEEEHFYHRQHDMTVSPLPSYFEQQRGSGSTAVGIKAEPMQGRVSEETLSLGQPCQTSSVKEKSCDQVRRSEQRADSDQQVAPRSSVERAANIPSESGGPNMTGRGILLCASSGGNRVHFADDVKPKVSSSETLKEMQASGLDCASLPPLTVHETLHHPVTEASYTFPNLLSFKTPDTPTNAATITDEAATHGSNDVQEQQKDAGLGEGDSTKIIALDHSHHDRHKINAGDLAETAEANAEGCSKQILASTGDNLLVNDDCCIERESKDSDKTDPLPDDSSSKQELALTLEEKEGNQHNASDDLTCKALVLPEELLGTEADTSTCTGSKSPEATSQPSCYLDETPQTGPVITDVIASTGGPSDVAGLAEEVTASVSNPPVMLQPPGPMMSHLECITDCDVSVSEHTDGDGISVSRETASGESGEMSEMSLVDGLQPGMAGLRADETSQEAKDRDCAELRDDELQISRTKNLNNPFSQVESLTLAAQSAAADDLLSKDKSDHAMSTCHSETDSTTSQTSNRDGLVSGNCLMSETYEGSRMGEKNQINEDVSVDNQEQAAGNKMQQSGETDLTVQQQQQHNGPDREAVFMEAGVLQPQHKHDLQKTESQPTARANREESNASSPWRCEISSSSPSRTCEGFLPPVLESSTAPQTVYDQGLSQTVSAALECGSDAAPDLRPAFCRSQDLRDLNSLEAEQREQRSTLSTEKLAGGTAEGEEKTCKGTQSVVQEGEDSSDQRAFKSERKDELLDLPATVRVEVPPAFPGDLNGGEGAADGKASVDSGIVPVCSQVGEISQRLDVNKHLGLELDESDRNVKADPTTHMGQHRASEMLNTAASVEFPSRKPESSPVQRSVLSKVSTDGQDADVEGIASANQAKKVYPEGFGTMQDVVGEAETGGEDFGAASAMESKGVEIKDAELQTRHQTPNTDTSQVVQIAVKGSNVEESPKEDEADLVEESEQRGVQAADSGAGKQVILSLNDKESGTEPGSSLLNDGVPESSTETPVCSSEGGVTCAKAAEIDDITDNASVEANIVPSVVPSTTVTAPSESEDPRDQVAFSQPQDISEVNAPAAAGSQRDAEPLEKTPACSSLVERDASQSSDPEQGSQGPETNRTQALQEAPSLSESKHMSPQEASRPLPSLESPQVEFLTPSEEVAAPLGPEEAISPPQEAEEKAALSSCLSAVKRPVDLPQPLEKVALPEPTKYIEDLSAKAELPEEPSKKTQRLEPESSQKSEWHPTEGAGEHAELLPPAQETEEIPEPVETKEIESQEGLQPNKPEAEPVQQEQRLSEEPGIPPAEAPPVEPSKVPAEKTEEPEPVEDPFTELQHSGLSLAEPAESGHPAPASPTPPSGDHCPTHLPAVPPHLPTTELPPLEGATLPPTPPASPCLPPPAPAGPCTLSAEPCEELRPISASSRVPLRSSDSDGAFETPESTTPVKAASPAEPQRELLESDDKGVNDPEGDLTSDAAAANSPCRSPSIVFDENKPIAASGTYNFDFFAAEPTSHTLTRSLSLQGGELNSPGLLEGAAPEAFRQHSESFSVGTENTPGKLRRPKKVSPGSVKKKPLFRQNSNPDSSKPASSSSTPEITQRAKPRTASPLLTQEDPEVGSAIPSPGGTLRRARKSRVETPPPLLEETNQTCQQESKGAPALPLCQEEAPPAESVTDKDNSPIPPSASYKWDPDNFENIDPFSTGGSKIANSPVLGRKGPICGPASSPPRSPPVPAAEPPHHTAIAPLEELTANPEEQPILPKRQPVRLEFDYSEEGCEASQQAAPPLKKAGKKPAKMLARKPKLGLKKATPPQVEQLDNNPAATHNGSDEIPIPKVSYNIEPDKWDDPNFNPFSSKKSISNSPKLSRPSYTFDPNEADESADPFKSSNKMACSPPRAPAAFEMSPNDYENDNDNVGELEDQNQNKPAKKKKAPLKSNTFRVKRSPKKSPLSDTSQDPTSADESPSLHQQDDHATDEEKLASSTGHKWAARHGMDQDLNPDHQDIPQPCDVTTFVNENSLPQENPVQDYEIEYMEKIGSSSPPLSLKKPSLYLNLDSVSENLTKTTCGHGSEPSSPCTGSFEEMEAQISAGMKTPVLSPRPGPEGSAGDKGRKRESEALSRTQSIEMEEQSRLKKPSTRRWNINGSPLLKRRDMLSSAESSIPKSSLYAKTTSGSSGYNDGESPHLPRDLDQSLDIAREEIVSKEKEVLEWQRKYEDSRQEVVEMRRIVAEYEKTIAQMIGMPEDDQKEKSLSHHTIQQLIIEKDQALADLNSVEKSLADLFRRYEKMKDVLDGFRKNEEVLKKCAQEYLSRVRKEEQRYQALKIHAEEKLDKANAEIAQVRVKAKQEQAAHQASLRKEQMKVDSLERTLEQKNKEIEELTKICDELIAKMGKS
- the tacc2 gene encoding uncharacterized protein tacc2 isoform X9 produces the protein MQFCRKVLCQPCSARVTSPEDDMQYRMGSCIGISHKQAEAGSLSGRDNRALLLAEAPACQAGPLSRPVLPEVPVIAGVEEGGGASDQEDKEELEFPHDLLPSLDFSSELNIWESSLGAHSSSDGRKCEQVNPLLVSLQHHADVGGPLLLLDRRPNGIQPVTPDVQASPQQGPLTPSPTSVLDQELQMAFQKCEEQMVSLGMLASEKPEKAQDVVGKATSEVMVNGSGKSFSPLPVAVQPGHSNGGHGNKSTHGNSEAANCQTDTVVFSFRDYILGTENNAGKTETETKVEANQSLGRGSELKAETGMAEEKEKSHLNKESPAEERDSDKHVGPSVTTEISRSRDFDTEIKEEGPGGRAENRIDEFDINVCTDEAKSESLDSGTSGVQKETDKQSEHDLSKSASEKQTSGKQVGQNKEVKKKKHRKKKKTEKSSESEQQPKTKPPQSGIETQTLSPLCALTGTDSAESATSESTPDTKLLTCGEQTGYKQQLSPYKMLKSSPQSGLDHLPAAVCSPVSTLALSQRPHQSDNHNNMDAQSVINQSLQHEQCVTKGESSILTTTTLQTTALTQADSSEKGSDVQKQEAIVTTGAEILAVEDDQSVLSGSRTCVGDGFVESGLGKALIVVNALPLTTPTLSEVIESEGEGGSVSRDLQERAATVAVAESEEGAGEGGLGGRGAYLGSADVNGGELLESPRQVSFICSQGNRTLPLSAKEGETAWEESCSGEMPHNLAEVEIKGPGQTCICSTDAEISPAEETDIEKEPQRCANTFGPGFQDHSATRLERSGEGGGGGGGGGGREVGEEGGLAGEHNSLSQWKGSAGGVSSVKTGASPLSDVAESQLKSQCRGEPIAAVPEGSEEEHFYHRQHDMTVSPLPSYFEQQRGSGSTAVGIKAEPMQGRVSEETLSLGQPCQTSSVKEKSCDQVRRSEQRADSDQQVAPRSSVERAANIPSESGGPNMTGRGILLCASSGGNRVHFADDVKPKVSSSETLKEMQASGLDCASLPPLTVHETLHHPVTEASYTFPNLLSFKTPDTPTNAATITDEAATHGSNDVQEQQKDAGLGEGDSTKIIALDHSHHDRHKINAGDLAETAEANAEGCSKQILASTGDNLLVNDDCCIERESKDSDKTDPLPDDSSSKQELALTLEEKEGNQHNASDDLTCKALVLPEELLGTEADTSTCTGSKSPEATSQPSCYLDETPQTGPVITDVIASTGGPSDVAGLAEEVTASVSNPPVMLQPPGPMMSHLECITDCDVSVSEHTDGDGISVSRETASGESGEMSEMSLVDGLQPGMAGLRADETSQEAKDRDCAELRDDELQISRTKNLNNPFSQVESLTLAAQSAAADDLLSKDKSDHAMSTCHSETDSTTSQTSNRDGLVSGNCLMSETYEGSRMGEKNQINEDVSVDNQEQAAGNKMQQSGETDLTVQQQQQHNGPDREAVFMEAGVLQPQHKHDLQKTESQPTARANREESNASSPWRCEISSSSPSRTCEGFLPPVLESSTAPQTVYDQGLSQTVSAALECGSDAAPDLRPAFCRSQDLRDLNSLEAEQREQRSTLSTEKLAGGTAEGEEKTCKGTQSVVQEGEDSSDQRAFKSERKDELLDLPATVRVEVPPAFPGDLNGGEGAADGKASVDSGIVPVCSQVGEISQRLDVNKHLGLELDESDRNVKADPTTHMGQHRASEMLNTAASVEFPSRKPESSPVQRSVLSKVSTDGQDADVEGIASANQAKKVYPEGFGTMQDVVGEAETGGEDFGAASAMESKGVEIKDAELQTRHQTPNTDTSQVVQIAVKGSNVEESPKEDEADLVEESEQRGVQAADSGAGKQVILSLNDKESGTEPGSSLLNDGVPESSTETPVCSSEGGVTCAKAAEIDDITDNASVEANIVPSVVPSTTVTAPSESEDPRDQVAFSQPQDISEVNAPAAAGSQRDAEPLEKTPACSSLVERDASQSSDPEQGSQGPETNRTQALQEAPSLSESKHMSPQEASRPLPSLESPQVEFLTPSEEVAAPLGPEEAISPPQEAEEKAALSSCLSAVKRPVDLPQPLEKVALPEPTKYIEDLSAKAELPEEPSKKTQRLEPESSQKSEWHPTEGAGEHAELLPPAQETEEIPEPVETKEIESQEGLQPNKPEAEPVQQEQRLSEEPGIPPAEAPPVEPSKVPAEKTEEPEPVEDPFTELQHSGLSLAEPAESGHPAPASPTPPSGDHCPTHLPAVPPHLPTTELPPLEGATLPPTPPASPCLPPPAPAGPCTLSAEPCEELRPISASSRVPLRSSDSDGAFETPESTTPVKAASPAEPQRELLESDDKGVNDPEGDLTSDAAAANSPCRSPSIVFDENKPIAASGTYNFDFFAAEPTSHTLTRSLSLQGGELNSPGLLEGAAPEAFRQHSESFSVGTENTPGKLRRPKKVSPGSVKKKPLFRQNSNPDSSKPASSSSTPEITQRAKPRTASPLLTQEDPEVGSAIPSPGGTLRRARKSRVETPPPLLEETNQTCQQESKGAPALPLCQEEAPPAESVTDKDNSPIPPSASYKWDPDNFENIDPFSTGGSKIANSPVLGRKGPICGPASSPPRSPPVPAAEPPHHTAIAPLEELTANPEEQPILPKRQPVRLEFDYSEEGCEASQQAAPPLKKAGKKPAKMLARKPKLGLKKATPPQVEQLDNNPAATHNGSDEIPIPKVSYNIEPDKWDDPNFNPFSSKKSISNSPKLSRPSYTFDPNEADESADPFKSSNKMACSPPRAPAAFEMSPNDYENDNDNVGELEDQNQNKPAKKKKAPLKSNTFRVKRSPKKSPLSDTSQDPTSADESPSLHQQDDHATDEEKLASSTGHKWAARHGMDQDLNPDHQDIPQPCDVTTFVNENSLPQENPVQDYEIEYMEKIGSSSPPLSLKKPSLYLNLDSVSENLTKTTCGHGSEPSSPCTGSFEEMEAQISAGMKTPVLSPRPGPEGSAGDKGRKRESEALSRTQSIEMEEQRRDMLSSAESSIPKSSLYAKTTSGSSGYNDGESPHLPRDLDQSLDIAREEIVSKEKEVLEWQRKYEDSRQEVVEMRRIVAEYEKTIAQMIGMPEDDQKEKSLSHHTIQQLIIEKDQALADLNSVEKSLADLFRRYEKMKDVLDGFRKNEEVLKKCAQEYLSRVRKEEQRYQALKIHAEEKLDKANAEIAQVRVKAKQEQAAHQASLRKEQMKVDSLERTLEQKNKEIEELTKICDELIAKMGKS